One part of the Corynebacterium aurimucosum ATCC 700975 genome encodes these proteins:
- a CDS encoding N-acetylglucosamine-6-phosphate deacetylase has product MQTEAKGHVEGLYIDENFELRAGAVTFGENIEGIKLGDVPQAEAAWRAGDSDALLWVPGFVDLHNHGGNGGGFPNGDYEQCLAAARFHRAHGTTTLLASLVSGTQEELCTRTELLAQLAEEGEIAGIHMEGPFIAAAKCGAQDPSRIVPGDPDFFRAVIAAARGHLRSITFAPETDNADKLLEVCAEHGIIASLGHTEADYDTMLGVIAKAKELGLTVTGTHLFNGMPSIHHRAPGPVAALLTAAKAGDVSVELIADGVHLVDGTVDMVHSHRAFAITDAMAAAGMADGDYELGSLPVTVSGGVARVPSGAIAGGTSTLAQQFASFAERHGLGEAVRFTSTTAADVLGEKDLGRIAVGARANLVGLNAQLEPVRVIVGGAEFIDS; this is encoded by the coding sequence ATGCAGACAGAGGCGAAAGGCCACGTCGAGGGCCTCTACATCGATGAGAACTTCGAGCTGCGCGCCGGGGCCGTCACGTTCGGGGAGAATATTGAGGGCATAAAGCTTGGCGACGTCCCCCAAGCCGAGGCCGCTTGGCGCGCCGGGGACTCGGATGCGTTGCTGTGGGTGCCAGGTTTCGTGGACTTGCACAACCACGGCGGCAACGGCGGGGGATTCCCCAACGGCGACTACGAGCAGTGCCTGGCCGCCGCCCGCTTCCACCGCGCGCACGGAACCACGACGCTGCTGGCCAGCTTGGTTTCCGGCACGCAAGAAGAGCTGTGCACGCGGACGGAGCTTTTGGCCCAGCTGGCTGAGGAGGGTGAAATCGCCGGCATCCACATGGAGGGCCCCTTCATCGCGGCGGCCAAGTGTGGCGCACAGGACCCCTCGCGCATCGTGCCCGGTGACCCGGACTTCTTCCGCGCGGTCATCGCCGCGGCCCGCGGCCACCTGCGTTCGATTACCTTCGCGCCGGAAACGGACAACGCTGACAAGCTGCTCGAAGTCTGCGCGGAGCATGGCATCATCGCCAGCCTGGGCCACACCGAGGCCGACTACGACACCATGTTGGGCGTCATTGCCAAGGCCAAGGAGCTCGGCCTGACCGTGACTGGAACGCATCTGTTCAACGGTATGCCCTCCATTCACCACCGCGCGCCGGGCCCGGTAGCGGCCTTGCTCACCGCGGCGAAGGCGGGGGATGTGTCCGTCGAGCTCATTGCCGATGGCGTGCATCTTGTCGACGGCACCGTGGACATGGTGCACAGCCACCGCGCCTTCGCCATCACTGATGCCATGGCGGCCGCCGGCATGGCCGATGGTGACTATGAATTGGGCTCCCTGCCCGTCACCGTGAGCGGGGGAGTAGCCCGCGTGCCCAGCGGCGCCATCGCGGGTGGTACCTCCACCTTGGCCCAGCAATTCGCCAGCTTCGCCGAGCGTCATGGACTCGGGGAAGCAGTTCGTTTTACCTCCACCACGGCCGCCGACGTGTTGGGGGAGAAGGATCTAGGCCGCATCGCGGTTGGCGCGCGCGCCAACCTGGTGGGCCTCAATGCCCAGCTAGAACCGGTACGCGTCATTGTCGGTGGCGCTGAATTCATAGACTCTTAA
- the nagB gene encoding glucosamine-6-phosphate deaminase translates to MEILIRSTPADVAVAAADILASYANTSATLGLATGSTPVATYKELIARHERGEVSFAGSRAFLLDEYLGLAPEHEQSYYATIRRDFTSHVDFDDALVKSPEGSAADPVAATAAYDQAIRNAGGIDVQLLGIGANGHIGFNEPSSSLTSRTRVVALHPQTVQDNSRFFDNLEEVPRHALTQGLGTISEARHLLLIATGTNKANAVQAMVEGPLSARCPGSVLQLHPRATVIVDEAAAALLEDREYYLFADQNRLH, encoded by the coding sequence ATGGAAATCCTCATCCGCTCCACCCCCGCCGACGTGGCCGTCGCGGCCGCCGATATCCTCGCAAGCTACGCCAATACCTCAGCCACCCTGGGGCTGGCCACGGGTTCTACTCCGGTGGCCACCTACAAGGAGCTCATCGCCCGCCACGAGCGCGGCGAGGTCAGCTTCGCGGGCAGCCGCGCTTTTCTTCTCGACGAATACCTAGGCCTCGCCCCCGAGCACGAGCAGTCCTACTACGCCACCATCCGCCGTGACTTCACCAGCCACGTCGATTTTGATGATGCCCTGGTCAAGAGCCCAGAAGGCAGCGCTGCCGACCCCGTGGCAGCCACCGCCGCCTATGACCAGGCCATCCGGAATGCCGGCGGCATCGATGTCCAGTTGCTCGGCATTGGCGCGAACGGCCACATTGGCTTCAACGAGCCCTCGAGCTCCCTGACGTCTCGCACCCGCGTGGTGGCCCTGCACCCGCAGACTGTGCAAGATAACTCCCGCTTCTTCGACAACCTGGAGGAAGTTCCGCGCCACGCGCTGACGCAGGGCTTGGGCACGATTAGCGAGGCCCGCCACCTGCTCCTCATCGCCACCGGCACCAACAAAGCCAACGCGGTACAAGCGATGGTTGAGGGACCGCTCTCAGCGCGCTGCCCCGGCTCGGTGCTGCAGCTGCACCCGCGCGCGACCGTGATCGTTGATGAAGCCGCCGCCGCTCTCTTGGAGGACCGCGAGTACTACCTCTTCGCGGACCAGAACAGGCTGCACTAA
- the nagE gene encoding N-acetylglucosamine-specific PTS transporter subunit IIBC: MKIDVMGPLQRLGKALMGAVAVLPVAAILSGLGYWISSAAGPDNLAAQLLISSGDAVLANLGWIFAIAIAFGLAKDSNGAAALSGFLAFATFMKLLGPEAVAGYRGIEDPTALTGDEALQWASEGWNAVGGGNVLFGILAGIMAAWVYNRFHGTKLPDFLAFFSGRRLVPILTAIIAMVISGILYFVWPFIYNALFNFGTSIQGLGAAGAGIYGVANRLLIPTGLHHALNSVFWFDVIGINDIGNFQAGQKTIEAAAAATSAADCPGIWANGQCTVEGVVGRYQAGFFPVMMFGLPGAALAMYLRADKKKRKVVGSLMAAGALASFFTGVTEPLEFSFMFVAPLLYVVHALLMGLSVFIASTMEWTAGFGFSAGFVDMLLSSQNPLANKWYMLLVMGVGFFFLYFVIFYFLIGWLNLKTPGRGEDEAEDAEDSATGDDKTAADAARIIEGLGGKDNIDSLDYCTTRLRVGVKDRALVDDSLIKRAAVSGVIHPSEKSVQVIVGPAVQFMYDEVSHQLRHGSPALATTGAASAAGAAGASASVPAGAGAASAQSISGDAADVDVRAPFAGDVVALSQVPDASFAQGMVGEGFAVMPDAVDAFDVCAPVDGTITMIFKTRHAFGMKTADGLDLLIHIGIDTVELKGEGFTALAKKGDTVTAGTPIIAVEAQKLRERGVNLITPVVCPTAKQVAGVDIAREGHAQPGDVAATVKRSS, translated from the coding sequence ATGAAAATAGATGTCATGGGGCCGCTGCAGCGGCTCGGAAAAGCCCTCATGGGCGCCGTGGCGGTGCTGCCCGTCGCGGCGATCCTCAGTGGTCTTGGCTACTGGATCTCCAGCGCCGCCGGCCCGGATAACCTTGCCGCCCAGCTGTTGATTAGCTCCGGCGACGCGGTCCTGGCCAACCTGGGCTGGATCTTCGCCATCGCCATTGCCTTCGGTCTGGCCAAGGATTCCAACGGTGCCGCGGCACTCTCTGGTTTCTTGGCCTTCGCCACGTTCATGAAGCTGCTCGGCCCGGAGGCCGTGGCCGGCTACCGAGGCATCGAAGATCCCACCGCGCTGACTGGTGATGAGGCCCTGCAGTGGGCCTCGGAAGGCTGGAACGCCGTGGGCGGCGGCAACGTCCTCTTCGGCATCCTCGCCGGTATCATGGCGGCCTGGGTATATAACCGCTTCCACGGAACCAAGCTGCCGGACTTCCTGGCTTTCTTCTCTGGCCGGCGCCTCGTGCCGATTCTTACCGCCATCATTGCCATGGTGATTTCCGGCATCCTCTACTTCGTGTGGCCGTTCATCTACAACGCGCTCTTCAACTTTGGTACCTCCATCCAGGGCCTGGGTGCGGCGGGTGCCGGTATTTACGGCGTGGCTAACCGCCTGCTCATCCCGACTGGCCTGCACCACGCGCTGAACTCCGTCTTCTGGTTCGACGTCATCGGTATCAATGACATCGGCAACTTCCAGGCCGGCCAGAAGACCATCGAGGCAGCCGCGGCCGCTACCTCTGCTGCGGACTGCCCGGGCATTTGGGCCAACGGGCAGTGCACGGTCGAGGGCGTCGTGGGCCGCTACCAGGCCGGTTTCTTCCCGGTCATGATGTTCGGCCTGCCGGGCGCGGCGCTCGCGATGTACCTGCGCGCGGATAAGAAGAAGCGTAAGGTCGTCGGCTCGCTCATGGCTGCTGGCGCCTTGGCTTCCTTCTTCACCGGCGTGACCGAGCCGCTGGAGTTCTCCTTCATGTTCGTCGCTCCGCTGCTCTACGTGGTGCACGCGTTGCTCATGGGCCTGTCCGTCTTCATCGCTTCCACCATGGAGTGGACTGCGGGCTTCGGCTTCTCCGCCGGTTTCGTGGACATGCTGCTCTCCTCGCAGAACCCGCTGGCCAACAAGTGGTACATGCTGCTGGTCATGGGCGTGGGCTTCTTCTTCCTTTACTTCGTCATCTTCTACTTCCTCATCGGCTGGTTGAACCTCAAGACCCCGGGGCGCGGCGAGGACGAAGCCGAGGACGCGGAGGATTCCGCCACGGGCGATGACAAGACCGCAGCCGATGCCGCCCGCATTATCGAGGGGCTCGGCGGCAAGGACAACATTGACTCCCTGGACTACTGCACCACGCGCCTGCGCGTGGGCGTCAAGGATCGCGCGCTTGTCGACGACTCCCTGATCAAACGCGCCGCCGTCTCCGGCGTCATCCACCCCTCGGAGAAGAGTGTCCAGGTCATCGTGGGCCCGGCCGTACAGTTCATGTATGACGAGGTCAGCCACCAGCTGCGCCACGGTTCCCCGGCCCTGGCGACGACTGGTGCAGCGAGCGCGGCGGGTGCTGCGGGGGCTTCGGCCAGCGTGCCGGCCGGCGCCGGTGCCGCTTCCGCTCAGAGCATCAGCGGTGATGCCGCTGACGTGGACGTGCGTGCCCCGTTCGCGGGTGACGTCGTTGCACTCTCCCAGGTCCCGGATGCCTCCTTTGCCCAAGGCATGGTGGGCGAAGGCTTCGCCGTAATGCCTGATGCCGTCGATGCCTTCGACGTCTGCGCCCCGGTAGATGGCACCATCACCATGATCTTCAAGACGCGCCACGCCTTCGGCATGAAGACCGCGGACGGGCTGGACCTGCTCATCCACATCGGTATCGACACCGTGGAGCTCAAGGGAGAAGGATTCACGGCCCTGGCTAAGAAGGGCGATACCGTCACTGCCGGCACGCCGATCATCGCGGTAGAGGCGCAGAAGCTACGCGAGCGCGGCGTCAACCTCATCACCCCGGTGGTGTGCCCGACGGCCAAGCAGGTCGCTGGAGTCGACATTGCTCGCGAGGGCCATGCCCAACCTGGCGATGTCGCCGCAACCGTCAAGCGCAGCAGCTAG
- a CDS encoding acyl-CoA synthetase yields MKLSDVTFHAAALARFIPSLFRAGLISPAGGPRAVALTAPVLARYRFTTAREVEQAYLTCPERLALIDDDGTLTYRQLREQSQTFARWLLSLGLEEIRLGVMARNGRDIITPLAAKGYAGAHIFLLNVGSSPEQLAGCIEENRINVLVIDDEFIDRLAPADSASPIDGLHVVIGHKSGEEIPAELAQAASLRKIVENPRDVEKQKLPTWPKHGHIVLMSSGTTGIPKGIMRPEPTLPVVVASIVDAVPWRGDQKVQMTASIFHTWGWACLNIALGLRNTIVTRRVFDPAAALDDIQRYQLDGLLSSPVFFRQMVEVDPDSAYDTSSLKFIASAGHALTPEIVKETHERFGPILCNVYGSTELALASTASMEEVAKDPTIGGKIASGTKLRILDEEGNEVPRGEVGEIYLTNSTALIGYTNPKIPLNKVDGLISIGDLGYIDPEGYLHVVGRADDMIIVGGENVHPQSVTEVLEAMPGIAEVHAGGVEDETTFQRIAVWAVTTRDALGSTVTADSIRTWVRENLADHSVPRDVHFLDKLPRNATGKVVPRLLHSTD; encoded by the coding sequence ATGAAGCTTTCTGATGTAACCTTCCACGCCGCCGCCCTCGCGCGCTTTATCCCCTCCCTGTTCCGCGCGGGCCTCATTAGCCCAGCCGGCGGCCCGCGGGCGGTGGCCCTGACCGCGCCGGTTCTGGCGCGCTACCGCTTCACCACCGCCCGCGAGGTGGAGCAGGCCTACCTGACCTGCCCGGAACGCCTGGCGCTTATCGACGACGACGGGACCCTCACCTACCGCCAACTGCGCGAACAGTCCCAAACCTTCGCGCGCTGGTTGCTCTCTTTGGGGCTGGAGGAAATTCGCCTCGGCGTGATGGCCCGCAATGGCCGCGACATCATCACCCCGCTGGCCGCCAAGGGCTATGCGGGGGCACACATCTTTTTGCTCAACGTCGGTTCCTCCCCCGAGCAGCTCGCCGGATGCATCGAGGAAAACCGCATCAATGTGCTCGTTATCGACGATGAATTCATCGACCGCCTCGCCCCCGCCGACAGCGCCAGCCCCATTGATGGCCTACACGTCGTGATTGGCCACAAGTCCGGTGAGGAGATTCCCGCCGAGCTGGCGCAGGCGGCATCGCTGCGCAAGATCGTAGAGAATCCGCGGGACGTCGAGAAGCAGAAGCTTCCCACCTGGCCCAAACACGGGCATATCGTGCTGATGTCCTCCGGCACCACGGGCATTCCTAAGGGGATCATGCGCCCGGAGCCGACGCTGCCGGTGGTGGTTGCTTCCATCGTCGATGCGGTGCCGTGGCGCGGGGACCAGAAGGTGCAGATGACCGCTTCCATCTTCCACACGTGGGGCTGGGCCTGCCTTAACATCGCTCTGGGCCTGCGCAATACCATCGTCACCCGCCGCGTCTTTGACCCGGCGGCCGCGCTCGATGACATCCAGCGCTACCAGCTCGATGGCCTGCTCTCCTCCCCCGTCTTCTTCCGCCAGATGGTTGAGGTAGATCCGGATTCGGCGTATGACACCTCGAGCCTGAAGTTCATTGCCTCCGCTGGGCATGCGCTGACCCCGGAGATCGTCAAAGAAACCCACGAGCGCTTCGGCCCGATTCTCTGCAACGTTTATGGCTCCACGGAGCTAGCACTGGCATCGACGGCCAGCATGGAAGAGGTGGCCAAGGATCCCACCATCGGCGGCAAGATTGCCTCCGGCACCAAGCTGCGCATTCTCGATGAGGAGGGCAATGAGGTCCCGCGCGGCGAGGTCGGCGAGATTTACCTGACCAATTCCACCGCGCTCATTGGCTATACCAACCCGAAGATTCCGCTCAACAAGGTCGATGGTCTCATTTCCATCGGGGACTTGGGTTATATCGACCCCGAGGGCTACCTGCACGTGGTGGGCCGCGCGGATGACATGATCATCGTCGGCGGTGAGAACGTGCACCCGCAGTCGGTAACGGAGGTTCTTGAGGCCATGCCGGGCATCGCGGAGGTACATGCCGGCGGCGTGGAGGATGAGACCACCTTCCAGCGCATCGCCGTGTGGGCAGTGACCACGCGCGATGCCCTGGGCAGCACCGTGACTGCCGATAGCATCCGCACCTGGGTCCGCGAGAACCTCGCCGACCACTCCGTGCCGCGCGACGTCCACTTCCTGGACAAGCTGCCGCGCAATGCCACAGGCAAAGTGGTGCCGCGCCTGCTGCACAGCACCGACTAG
- a CDS encoding GDSL-type esterase/lipase family protein: MKSTQRIAALCASLLVAVGLSQAPQAVAGERNLVAFGDSVLADPQLDTYLSSRMGSSQRNPSLNCPSGNNYAKRTAAKLGMPVADFSCSGAVSMSQGPQVNAQIDDAIRRGALSADTQRVLFASGFNDTYNNAGLSDGDMRARWVGANAPLIHKIRAAAPNARIQIVGYPTIGSGDRYCLLHFGPKPADATALPMVQRYENVAQWMQVDLARATGTEFVDMKPMTWDRGMCADANKRLWAGLVDFSAGPGNLPLHINARGHEFVANHLASF, translated from the coding sequence GTGAAGTCTACTCAGCGCATCGCCGCCCTCTGCGCCTCCCTCCTCGTGGCGGTAGGCCTGTCCCAAGCTCCGCAGGCAGTTGCCGGCGAGCGCAACCTCGTCGCCTTTGGTGATTCCGTGCTGGCGGATCCGCAGCTGGATACATATTTGTCCTCGCGAATGGGCTCGTCTCAGCGCAATCCGAGCCTGAACTGCCCGTCGGGCAATAACTACGCCAAGCGCACCGCCGCCAAGCTGGGCATGCCGGTGGCGGACTTCTCCTGCTCTGGTGCTGTGTCCATGTCTCAGGGCCCGCAAGTGAACGCGCAGATCGACGACGCCATTCGCCGCGGCGCGCTCAGTGCGGATACGCAGCGCGTGCTCTTTGCTAGCGGCTTCAACGATACGTACAACAACGCCGGGCTTTCCGACGGCGACATGCGCGCCCGCTGGGTCGGCGCCAATGCGCCGCTGATCCACAAGATTCGCGCGGCAGCCCCCAATGCCCGCATCCAGATCGTGGGTTACCCGACCATCGGCTCGGGCGACCGCTACTGCCTCCTCCACTTTGGCCCGAAGCCGGCCGACGCTACGGCGCTGCCGATGGTGCAGCGCTATGAAAACGTCGCGCAGTGGATGCAGGTGGACCTGGCGCGCGCTACCGGAACCGAATTTGTGGACATGAAGCCGATGACCTGGGATCGCGGTATGTGTGCCGATGCCAACAAGCGCCTGTGGGCGGGCCTGGTGGACTTCTCCGCGGGGCCGGGCAACCTGCCGCTGCACATTAATGCGCGCGGTCACGAGTTTGTGGCTAACCACCTTGCTAGCTTCTAG
- a CDS encoding S-(hydroxymethyl)mycothiol dehydrogenase, with protein MAVNENLNENNSQKGSEVVRGVIARAKGEPVETVNIVVPAPGEHDVVVKIQACGVCHTDLAYRDGDIEDAFPFLLGHEAAGVVERVGDAVTHVEVGDFVVLNWRAVCGECRACKKGEPKYCFNTHNASAKMTLADGDKDAGTELTPALGIGSFAEKTLVHEGQCTKVNPEADPAAAGLLGCGVMAGLGAAVNTADVKRGESVAVFGCGGVGMAAIAGAVLAGASKVIAVDLDPDKLELAKKFGATHTVAAKDKSEDEVIEAVRELTDGFGTDVAIDAVGIPVTTRQAFYSRDLAGRMVMVGVPNLTSRFDIPAIDFFGRGGSLKSSWYGDCLPERDFPMYVDLSLQGRFPLQDFVTERIGLDDVEEAFATMKAGKVLRSVVEL; from the coding sequence ATGGCTGTTAATGAAAACCTAAATGAAAATAACTCCCAGAAAGGATCGGAGGTTGTCCGCGGCGTGATTGCGCGCGCCAAGGGCGAGCCCGTCGAGACCGTCAACATCGTCGTGCCCGCTCCGGGCGAGCACGATGTCGTGGTCAAGATTCAGGCCTGCGGCGTCTGCCACACCGACCTGGCTTATCGCGATGGCGATATCGAGGATGCCTTCCCCTTCCTGCTCGGGCATGAGGCGGCGGGCGTCGTCGAGCGCGTGGGCGATGCCGTCACCCACGTCGAGGTCGGTGATTTCGTGGTCCTGAACTGGCGTGCGGTGTGCGGCGAGTGCCGCGCTTGTAAGAAGGGTGAACCGAAGTACTGCTTCAACACCCACAACGCCTCCGCGAAGATGACGCTTGCGGACGGGGATAAGGATGCCGGCACGGAGCTCACCCCGGCGCTCGGCATCGGTTCCTTCGCGGAGAAGACCCTGGTTCACGAAGGCCAGTGCACCAAGGTCAACCCGGAGGCAGATCCGGCCGCCGCGGGCCTGCTGGGCTGTGGCGTGATGGCCGGTTTGGGCGCTGCTGTTAATACCGCGGACGTCAAGCGCGGCGAGTCCGTCGCGGTCTTTGGCTGCGGTGGTGTCGGCATGGCGGCTATCGCCGGCGCGGTGTTGGCGGGTGCCTCCAAGGTCATCGCCGTGGACCTGGACCCGGACAAGCTGGAGCTGGCCAAGAAGTTCGGTGCTACCCACACCGTTGCGGCGAAGGACAAGTCTGAGGACGAGGTCATCGAGGCAGTCCGCGAGCTCACCGATGGCTTCGGCACCGACGTGGCCATCGATGCCGTGGGCATCCCGGTCACCACCCGCCAGGCCTTCTACTCCCGCGACCTGGCCGGCCGCATGGTCATGGTGGGCGTGCCGAACCTCACCAGCCGCTTCGACATCCCGGCCATTGACTTCTTCGGCCGCGGCGGCTCACTCAAGTCCTCCTGGTACGGCGACTGCCTCCCGGAGCGTGACTTCCCCATGTACGTCGACCTCTCCCTGCAGGGCCGCTTCCCGCTGCAGGACTTCGTCACCGAGCGCATTGGTCTCGACGACGTGGAAGAGGCTTTCGCTACCATGAAGGCTGGCAAGGTACTCCGATCCGTAGTGGAGCTGTAA
- a CDS encoding MBL fold metallo-hydrolase produces the protein MIIEQFVTSGKFRLDGGEWDVDNNVYILAAGGASSDAECYIIDPSHDAERVIEEVGQRTVKGVILTHAHNDHCELAPQVAEHFGVSVYLHPDDRPLWEETHEDATFVPLEDNQLFTVGDSDFVVFHTPGHSPGCVVLYIADEATLLSGDTLFNGGPGATGRKYSDFDVIIESLRNRVLNLPPETRVLPGHGDETTIGAEAARIDEYVARGY, from the coding sequence ATGATCATTGAACAGTTTGTAACCTCAGGAAAGTTCCGCCTGGATGGTGGTGAGTGGGACGTGGACAATAACGTCTACATCCTGGCCGCTGGTGGCGCGTCAAGCGATGCCGAGTGCTACATCATCGATCCTTCCCACGACGCCGAGCGCGTCATCGAAGAGGTGGGACAGCGCACGGTCAAAGGCGTTATTCTCACCCACGCGCATAACGACCACTGTGAGCTCGCACCCCAGGTGGCTGAGCACTTCGGTGTGTCCGTCTACCTGCACCCGGATGACCGCCCCCTGTGGGAGGAAACGCACGAGGACGCGACCTTCGTGCCGCTGGAGGATAACCAGCTCTTCACCGTGGGTGATAGCGATTTCGTGGTCTTCCACACGCCGGGTCACTCGCCGGGATGCGTGGTGCTCTACATTGCGGACGAGGCCACGCTTCTGTCGGGAGATACTCTCTTCAACGGCGGGCCGGGCGCTACTGGCCGCAAGTACTCCGACTTCGATGTCATCATCGAGTCCCTGCGCAACCGCGTGCTGAACCTCCCGCCGGAGACCCGCGTCCTGCCGGGCCACGGCGATGAGACCACCATTGGTGCGGAGGCGGCACGCATCGACGAGTACGTCGCGCGCGGCTACTAG
- a CDS encoding cytochrome c biogenesis CcdA family protein yields MSIGIFGAAIAGVLTLISPCSALLVPAFFAYAFESQRQLLLKTLVFFLGLCTTLVPIGMGLAAILAQYRGQVITVAGWIIIALGIFTALGGGFRIPGMDALSGKARGKVFLLGAVYGFAGFCAGPLLGAVLTTAAASGSALYGGIIMVAYAAGMAAPLFVLAALWERLNVGSWSWLRGREVVLGPVRTNTLSIVSGAFFVLIGALFIASYGTATLPAVLSTDAQFAVQEKARAFSAGVADAWVWFGLSLAATVAVGVKAARTPA; encoded by the coding sequence GTGAGTATCGGAATTTTTGGCGCCGCCATCGCCGGCGTACTGACCTTGATCAGCCCCTGTTCAGCGCTGTTGGTGCCAGCCTTCTTTGCCTATGCTTTTGAATCGCAGCGCCAGCTGCTACTGAAAACCCTGGTCTTTTTCTTAGGCCTGTGCACCACGCTCGTGCCCATCGGCATGGGACTGGCTGCAATCCTCGCGCAATACCGCGGCCAGGTCATCACGGTGGCGGGCTGGATCATCATCGCGCTAGGGATCTTTACCGCCTTGGGCGGCGGTTTCCGCATCCCCGGTATGGATGCCCTGTCCGGTAAAGCACGGGGCAAGGTGTTTCTGCTCGGCGCGGTCTATGGCTTCGCGGGCTTTTGCGCGGGCCCGCTCTTGGGTGCTGTGCTTACCACGGCCGCGGCATCCGGCAGCGCGCTCTACGGCGGGATCATCATGGTGGCGTATGCCGCGGGCATGGCCGCACCGCTCTTTGTGCTGGCGGCGCTGTGGGAGCGCCTCAATGTGGGCTCGTGGTCCTGGCTGCGCGGGCGCGAGGTGGTTCTTGGCCCCGTGCGCACGAACACCTTGTCCATTGTGTCCGGCGCGTTTTTCGTGCTCATCGGCGCGCTATTCATTGCCAGCTATGGCACCGCAACCTTGCCCGCGGTCTTAAGCACGGATGCGCAGTTCGCAGTGCAAGAAAAAGCCCGCGCCTTCAGCGCGGGCGTGGCGGATGCGTGGGTCTGGTTTGGGCTCTCACTCGCAGCCACAGTGGCCGTGGGCGTGAAAGCCGCCCGAACCCCGGCCTAG
- a CDS encoding DsbA family protein, whose product MPSSSSRPTSDPKKSALSAISPVAWGLLVIVVILAIIIGFLLAERNSSGKESTPAAQETATSTAPTEDLAKDADKATPGTKFSDGKGDPMMFGPGGDTKSGDITVVHRKKENDPFAVGAVDAPVVISEFSDFECPFCSRHANVTEPDLLKKYVEKGLVRIEWNDFPVNGPAAVEAAKAGRAAAAQGKFQEFKHELYTASKDISGHPEFGIEDFMKFAEKAGVADLDKFRQQATDDTYTEVIEKATSYASQIGITGTPAFVVGDQFVGGAQPPEVFEQIIQEQLGKAANA is encoded by the coding sequence ATGCCTAGTTCATCCTCTCGCCCCACCAGTGATCCGAAGAAGTCAGCGCTTTCCGCCATCAGCCCCGTGGCATGGGGATTGTTGGTGATCGTTGTAATTTTGGCCATCATCATTGGCTTCCTGCTGGCGGAGCGCAATTCTTCTGGCAAGGAAAGCACTCCCGCAGCGCAGGAGACGGCGACGAGCACGGCGCCTACCGAAGACCTGGCGAAGGATGCTGACAAGGCCACGCCCGGCACGAAGTTCTCCGATGGGAAGGGTGACCCGATGATGTTCGGCCCCGGCGGCGACACCAAGTCCGGGGATATCACGGTGGTGCACCGCAAGAAGGAGAACGATCCTTTCGCCGTGGGCGCCGTGGACGCGCCGGTGGTTATCTCTGAGTTTTCCGATTTCGAGTGCCCGTTCTGCTCCCGCCACGCCAACGTCACTGAGCCAGACCTCCTCAAGAAGTACGTGGAGAAGGGCCTGGTGCGCATCGAGTGGAATGACTTCCCCGTTAACGGCCCTGCCGCCGTCGAGGCTGCCAAGGCCGGGCGCGCGGCCGCGGCACAGGGCAAGTTCCAGGAGTTCAAGCACGAGCTCTACACCGCTAGCAAGGACATCAGTGGTCACCCAGAATTCGGCATCGAGGACTTCATGAAGTTCGCCGAGAAGGCTGGCGTTGCGGACTTGGATAAGTTCCGCCAGCAGGCCACGGATGATACCTACACCGAGGTCATCGAGAAGGCCACCAGCTATGCCTCCCAGATTGGTATTACGGGCACCCCGGCCTTCGTGGTGGGGGATCAGTTCGTCGGCGGCGCACAGCCGCCCGAGGTATTTGAGCAAATCATCCAGGAACAGCTGGGAAAGGCGGCCAATGCCTAA